The Homo sapiens chromosome 19 genomic scaffold, GRCh38.p14 alternate locus group ALT_REF_LOCI_4 HSCHR19LRC_LRC_J_CTG3_1 genome has a segment encoding these proteins:
- the VSTM1 gene encoding V-set and transmembrane domain-containing protein 1 isoform 4 (isoform 4 is encoded by transcript variant 4), with the protein MTAEFLSLLCLDTRTIFVAIFSCISILLLFLSVFIIYRCSQHSSSSEESTKRTSHSKLPEQEAAEADLSNMERVSLSTADPQGVTYAELSTSALSEAASDTTQEPPGSHEYAALKV; encoded by the exons ACACCAGAACCATCTTTGTCGCCATCTTCAGCTGCATCTccatccttctcctcttcctctcagtCTTCATCATCTACAGATGCAGCCAGCACA GTTCATCATCTGAGGAATCCACCAAGAG aACCAGCCATTCCAAACTTCCGGAGCAGGAGGCTGCCG AGGCAGATTTATCCAATATGGAAAGGGTATCTCTCTCG ACGGCAGACCCCCAAGGAGTGACCTATGCTGAGCTAAGCACCAGCGCCCTGTCTGAGGCAGCTTCAGACACCACCCAGGAGCCCCCAGGATCTCATGAATATGCGGCACTGAAAGTGTAG